Part of the Flavobacterium sp. KS-LB2 genome is shown below.
GTAATTATTGTATTTGTTTCCAAGTGTAAGGTTTAAGGGTGCAAAATTACAAGAATAAAAGTTGTCGAAAAAATGGTTTAAAAAGATTTGCATAGAAAATTAGATTACCATCATTCCTGTTTTAACTCCACGTATATTTGTAAAACAGAAAAACAACACTGAAATAAATGTAGTATAAATGAAGAACCTTCACGATATCCTTAAAAAGGAAAATTATAAAAAAGTAAAGTTTAAGATCACAAAAACACAACATCTTTTAATAAAGGCAAAAATCAATGGTGTGATAGGGGATTTTATTTTGGATACCGGAGCTTCCAATAGTTGTGTGGGATTTGAAAGTGTCGATTTGTTTTTATTACAAGCAAAAAAATCAAAAACGAAAGCAGCTGGCGCGGGAGCAACTGGAATGTTTACGCAACTGGCGGTTAAAAATCAATTGCAACTAGGTTCTTGGAAAGACTCAAATTTTGAACTCGTTATTTTTGATTTATCTCATGTAAATGAAGCACTAACACAACATAAAGCAAAGCCAGTTCATGGTATTATAGGTGCTGATATTTTAATGAAAGGAAAAGCTATTGTAGATTATTACAACCATTATTTGTATTTATTGAA
Proteins encoded:
- a CDS encoding retropepsin-like aspartic protease; the encoded protein is MKNLHDILKKENYKKVKFKITKTQHLLIKAKINGVIGDFILDTGASNSCVGFESVDLFLLQAKKSKTKAAGAGATGMFTQLAVKNQLQLGSWKDSNFELVIFDLSHVNEALTQHKAKPVHGIIGADILMKGKAIVDYYNHYLYLLK